TACTTGAGGATACCGGTGTTACGGACCTTGATCTCGGGGTTCTTGGAACCGGCAGAGGCGACGCCACCGATGTGGAACGTGCGCATGGTGAGCTGCGTGCCGGGCTCGCCGATCGACTGCGCGGCGATGATACCGACGGAGTCGCCGATCTTCGCGACCTTGTTGGAGGCCGGGTTGATGCCGTAAGACTTGCCGTCAATGCCGTGCTCGCTCGTCGAGGTGAGCGGGGACATGACTTTGACGCGCTCGATGCCGGAGTCCTCGATCTGGCGACCGAGTTCTTCCGTGATGAGCTCGCCGGAGCCGACGAGAATCTTCGTCGGATCGAGCGGGTTGTAGATATCGTCGGCGGAGCAGCGGCCGGTGATGCGCTCGGCGAGCGTCACGAGCATCGTGTCGCCTTCGAAGATCGCCTTCTTCCAGATACCGTCACGGGAACCGCAATCTTCCTCGGTGATGACGCAGTCCATGGCGACGTCGCAAAGCTTGCGGGTCATGTAGCCGGCGTCAGCGGTCTTCAGCGCGGTGTCGGCGAGACCCTTGCGGGCGCCGTGCGTCGAGATGAAGTATTCGAGAACGGTGAGGCCTTCGCGGAACGAAGACAGAATCGGGCGTTCGATGATTTCGCCGGAGGGCTTGGCCATGAGGCCGCGGAGACCGCAGAGCTGGCGCACCTGCTGTTTGTTACCGCGGGCGCCGGAGTCCATCATGATGTAGACCGGGTTGACCTCGGGGCGGCCGTCGTTGCCCTCGAGCTTCGCGAAGACGGACTTCGCGATGCGGTCGGTGGCACCGGTCCAGATGTCGATGATCTTGTTGTAGCGCTCGCCGGAGGTGATGATGCCCTTCTTGTATTGGGACTCGACCTCGTCGACCTTCTTGCGGGCGTCGTGCACGATCTCCTTTTTGTTCTCAGGGATGATCATGTCGTCGATGCCGATCGAGATGCCGGCGTTGAAGGCGGTCGTGAAACCGAGCTCCTTCAGCTTGTCGAGCGTCTCGACGGTGACCGTCGGACCCGCCACCTTGTAGGTGTTGAGAATGAGGTCGCCCAGCTTGCCCTTCGGCACGGGGAAGTTGATGAAGCCGAGACCGGCGGGCCAGATCTGGTTGAAGATCACGCGGCCCACAGTCGTGCGGAGCGTCTTGCGCTCCTTGTTACCGAAGACGGTGTCCTTGCCGAAGTCCGGGTTGGGAACGTCGACCCAGTCGTGCACCTTGAGCGCGCCGTCGGCCTTGGCGTATTGGACTTCCTGGAGGCCCGACATGAGCGGCACGCGCTGACCCTTGGCGGGCTTCACGCGGGGCTCGATGCTCAGGTAATACGCGCCGAGGACGATGTCCTGCGACGGCGTGAGGATCGGCTTGCCGCTCGAGGGCGAGAAGATGTTGCCTGAAGACATCATGAGCAGCTTGCACTCGAGGATGGCCTCAAGGGAAAGCGGCACGTGCACGGCCATCTGGTCACCGTCGAAGTCCGCGTTGTAGGCGGTGCAGACGAGCGGGTGGACGCGGATGGCGGAGCCTTCGATGAGGACGGGTTCGAACGCCTGGATGGAGAGGCGGTGGAGCGTCGGCGCGCGGTTGAGCAACACCGGGTGGCCCTTAGTAACTTCCTCGAGGATGTCCCAGACTTCCGGCGACTTCTTCTCGATCATCTTGCGGGCACCGCGGACGGTGTGCACGAAGCCGAGTTCCTTGAGGCGGCGGATGATGAACGGCTCGAAGAGGACGAGCGCCATCTTCTTCGGCAGACCGCATTGGTTGAGCTTGAGCTCGGGACCGATAACGATGACGGAGCGGCCGGAGTAGTCGACGCGCTTGCCGAGCAAGTTCTGGCGGAAGCGGCCCTGCTTGCCCTTGAGCATGTCGGAGAGCGACTTCAACGCACGGTTGCCGGCGCCCGTGACGGGGCGGCCGTGGCGGCCGTTGTCGAAGAGCGCGTCGACGGCTTCCTGGAGCATGCGCTTTTCGTTGTGAATGATGACGTCGGGCGTCTTCAGCTGCATCAGGTTCCGCAGGCGATTATTGCGGTTGATGACGCGGCGATAGAGGTCGTTGAGGTCGGAGGTCGCGAAGCGGCCGCCTTCGAGCGGGACGAGCGGGCGCAGGTCCGGCGGGATGACGGGGAGGACTTCGAGGACCATCCACTCGGGACGGGACTTCGAGGAGATGAAGCCGCCGATCACCTTGAGGCGCTT
This portion of the Candidatus Didemnitutus sp. genome encodes:
- the rpoC gene encoding DNA-directed RNA polymerase subunit beta', with product MSTEQAREEVRQVLGSDENPFDSVSITVAAPETIRAWSKGEVKNPETINYRTFKPEPGGLFCQKIFGPVRDYECACGKYKRIKYKDVICDRCGVEVTIARVRRERMGHIELAVPVAHIWFLKSMPSRLGLLLDMTARSLERVIYYENYMVTNAGKTPLELKQLLTETEYQQAVDEYGADAFVAKMGAEAVRDVLTQVDMEATVAELHETMRATRSKQIKKKLSKRLKVIGGFISSKSRPEWMVLEVLPVIPPDLRPLVPLEGGRFATSDLNDLYRRVINRNNRLRNLMQLKTPDVIIHNEKRMLQEAVDALFDNGRHGRPVTGAGNRALKSLSDMLKGKQGRFRQNLLGKRVDYSGRSVIVIGPELKLNQCGLPKKMALVLFEPFIIRRLKELGFVHTVRGARKMIEKKSPEVWDILEEVTKGHPVLLNRAPTLHRLSIQAFEPVLIEGSAIRVHPLVCTAYNADFDGDQMAVHVPLSLEAILECKLLMMSSGNIFSPSSGKPILTPSQDIVLGAYYLSIEPRVKPAKGQRVPLMSGLQEVQYAKADGALKVHDWVDVPNPDFGKDTVFGNKERKTLRTTVGRVIFNQIWPAGLGFINFPVPKGKLGDLILNTYKVAGPTVTVETLDKLKELGFTTAFNAGISIGIDDMIIPENKKEIVHDARKKVDEVESQYKKGIITSGERYNKIIDIWTGATDRIAKSVFAKLEGNDGRPEVNPVYIMMDSGARGNKQQVRQLCGLRGLMAKPSGEIIERPILSSFREGLTVLEYFISTHGARKGLADTALKTADAGYMTRKLCDVAMDCVITEEDCGSRDGIWKKAIFEGDTMLVTLAERITGRCSADDIYNPLDPTKILVGSGELITEELGRQIEDSGIERVKVMSPLTSTSEHGIDGKSYGINPASNKVAKIGDSVGIIAAQSIGEPGTQLTMRTFHIGGVASAGSKNPEIKVRNTGILKYRGLRLVQMEGAAIVLNKTGSIQIIDDNDRELEAYPIVVGTVLSVADGEKVTKGQTIAQWDPYNIPVLSERTGTLHFKDMIPGVTVKRELDESTGRIATVVIEHKEDLNPQIEIRDETGKPLAAYAIPTGAQVVVNEGDIIQAGALLAKTPRQASTTKDITGGLPRVAELFEARRPKEAAEMARIDGVVSFEGSIRGKRKLVVRNEEAGAEEEHLIPHGKHIIVQAGDVVHKGQHLTEGSADPHEILDILGPTALYEFLIGQVQEVYRLQGVSINDKHIEVIIRQMLRKVRITDPGDSEFFWGEQIDRTTFLRENKRLDAAGGKPAEAEPILLGITKASLETESFISAASFQETTRVLTDASTLGKVDGLKGFKENVIMGHLIPAGTGLPAYKKLKVTLPLGGEIPMDEAPRAAATVEAS